The genomic region CCGTTAAAAAGCTGTATAATCGCATCCGTACCTTTATCAAGGCCGCTGTAGTAATCTCCTTTTTTAAACTCTGGAATAATGATGTTCCTTACAATCTCACCATTGATTCCCGCAGTAAGCTTTTGTTCGAGTCCGTAGCCTGGGGAGATCCATATTTTACGCTCTTTTTCCGCTAAAAGAATAAACACTCCATTATCCTCTTTAGCTTGGCCTATTCCCCATTTCTGTGCCCATCTTGGAGTTAACAAACCAATGTTCTCTCCATTAATTGTGGGTACTGTAGCTACCACTATTTGTGTGCTGGTAGTATCGGCATAGTTTATCAACTTTTTTTCCAGTGCGCTCTTTTGGGAATCCGATAGAATTTTGGCATAATCGTAAACACTGGTTTCTTCCTTGGGCTTTTCGGGAATATCGAACTGAGCCAGTAGCGGTTGCAAAACAATAATCCCGAAGAAAAATAGAAATAATAAGAGTCCTTTTTTTGTTGTCAAAATATTAGCTTTTAGAAATTTCGTCTGGAAGTTCGTTTACATCGTCGTGCTGCCAAGGAAAATGATCTTGTAGTTCTTTACCAGCTTCTAAAATTCCATAGACCAATCCTTCTTTAAATTCTTTTTTCCTAAAATGTTCTTGGATGATGTCTTTAGTGCTGTCCCAAAAGTTTTCGGGCACTGCCTTATCAATACCTTTATCGCCATAAATGGCAAAAGTTTTATCTTCGGTAGCGACATAAATAAGTACGCCATTTTCTTCTTTGGTATTGTCCATTTTTAACAAATGAAAAACTTCATTTGCGCGAACTACAGGGTCTTTTTTACTGGAGGCTTCGATGTGCACCCTTATTTCACCAGAAGTTTTTTTCTCCGCTTTACGGATCGCCTCTATTATTTCTTTTTCTTCTTCGGAAGATAAAAAAGCGGCTACCTTGGCATTCTTCATTTTAAACTAATTTGCGTGATTTATGCTGAATTTTTTAGGGAAGGATTTGTTAATCTTCCTTGTCATTAAAATCGAATTCTACATCTACCGGTCTTTCAGCACCAGCTTCAGCATCAAAATAAGGTTTGCCTTCAAAATCGAACAATCCGGCCAATATTTTATTTGGAAATGTCTTAACGTGGTTGTTATAAGGTTTAATGGCCTCATTATAGCGAACCCTAGAAGTTTGAATACTGTTTTCTGTACTTGTAAGTTCGTCTTGAAGTTTAAGGAAATTCTGGTTGGCCTTAAGCTCTGGGTAGCGTTCTACAGTTACCAAAAGTCTGCTTAGTGCGCTGCTAACTTGTCCTTGCGCTTGGTTGAATTGTTCCAACTGTTGCGCGCTCAAATCGTTTGCACTTACATTTACCGAAGTGGCTTTGGCCCTGGCTTCAATAACATCCGTTAAAGTATTTCTTTCGAAATCTGCA from Galbibacter sp. BG1 harbors:
- a CDS encoding TPM domain-containing protein, with the translated sequence MTTKKGLLLFLFFFGIIVLQPLLAQFDIPEKPKEETSVYDYAKILSDSQKSALEKKLINYADTTSTQIVVATVPTINGENIGLLTPRWAQKWGIGQAKEDNGVFILLAEKERKIWISPGYGLEQKLTAGINGEIVRNIIIPEFKKGDYYSGLDKGTDAIIQLFNGTYEGTPQRRKGNSSLGGGGFIFLFILFIIIMIILSRKNRGGGNRGRRGGGFDLMDMIILSNLGRGGGSFGGGSSGGGFGGGGFGGGFGGGGFSGGGAGGSW
- a CDS encoding TPM domain-containing protein, producing the protein MKNAKVAAFLSSEEEKEIIEAIRKAEKKTSGEIRVHIEASSKKDPVVRANEVFHLLKMDNTKEENGVLIYVATEDKTFAIYGDKGIDKAVPENFWDSTKDIIQEHFRKKEFKEGLVYGILEAGKELQDHFPWQHDDVNELPDEISKS
- a CDS encoding LemA family protein; protein product: MKKWIIGLIVLAIIGFGVYNWAVGFNNTAVRLNENVSEAWGNVQTSYQRRNDLIGNLVNTVKGAADFERNTLTDVIEARAKATSVNVSANDLSAQQLEQFNQAQGQVSSALSRLLVTVERYPELKANQNFLKLQDELTSTENSIQTSRVRYNEAIKPYNNHVKTFPNKILAGLFDFEGKPYFDAEAGAERPVDVEFDFNDKED